A genome region from Schaalia sp. 19OD2882 includes the following:
- a CDS encoding zinc-dependent metalloprotease → MDDMRTPGQPDDGQDPTERFEELLRGMLGADAAAEALHAMRAQGFDPSELGGHVPSVADMQAALGQFKHLMDTTTGPVNWRVAADIARQRAWGAGDPTPTAVQAERAKQAMTVADLWLDTVTDLGPGTVTRMVWNRTQWVSQTLDVWKRVCEPVASNVSRALSEAMGGRLGPSRGDEDGAPFADTPLPEGMPESMRALLGQTREIMPKLAAVSFAHQIGNALAALAGDSFGATDVGLPLAPQGSTALVVSGVEAFADGLDIPYEEVLQFLAVRECAHHRLFHAVPWLAGDLVRAVETYSSHIALDTESIASAARHFDPSDPSSMETALSGGIFASEPTAEQRASLARLETLLALIEGWVEVVSARATAPYLPHGDQLREMMRRRRASGAPAEQVFGQLIGLQMRPRKARGAASIFQIVEADGGVAARDALWAHPHVVPTSEDLDQPDAFLVMRRAAAEQDAEIDQALARMLDGTLGWADGLGPDLPAGGAS, encoded by the coding sequence ATGGACGACATGCGCACACCCGGCCAGCCGGACGACGGGCAGGATCCGACCGAGCGTTTCGAGGAGCTGCTTCGAGGCATGCTCGGCGCTGACGCCGCCGCCGAGGCCCTGCATGCCATGCGCGCCCAAGGCTTCGATCCTTCCGAATTGGGCGGCCATGTGCCCTCGGTCGCCGACATGCAGGCGGCCCTCGGCCAGTTCAAGCATCTGATGGACACCACCACCGGCCCCGTCAACTGGCGGGTGGCCGCCGACATTGCGCGCCAACGCGCCTGGGGGGCCGGAGACCCCACTCCCACCGCCGTCCAGGCCGAGCGCGCCAAGCAGGCGATGACGGTGGCCGACCTGTGGCTGGACACGGTCACCGACCTGGGTCCCGGGACGGTGACGCGCATGGTGTGGAACCGCACCCAGTGGGTCAGCCAAACCCTTGACGTGTGGAAACGCGTGTGTGAGCCCGTCGCGTCCAATGTCTCACGCGCCCTGTCCGAGGCCATGGGGGGACGCCTGGGCCCCTCCCGCGGGGACGAGGACGGCGCCCCCTTCGCGGACACTCCCCTGCCCGAGGGGATGCCGGAGTCCATGCGCGCCCTTCTCGGGCAGACGCGGGAGATCATGCCGAAACTCGCGGCCGTCTCCTTCGCCCACCAGATCGGCAATGCTCTGGCCGCCTTGGCCGGGGACAGTTTCGGAGCCACCGACGTCGGCCTGCCCCTGGCCCCGCAGGGATCCACGGCCCTGGTAGTCAGCGGGGTCGAAGCCTTCGCCGACGGCCTGGACATCCCCTACGAGGAGGTCCTCCAATTCCTGGCCGTACGTGAATGCGCCCACCACCGCCTCTTCCATGCGGTGCCGTGGCTGGCGGGCGACCTCGTGCGGGCCGTGGAGACCTACTCCTCCCACATCGCCCTGGACACCGAGTCCATCGCCTCCGCCGCCCGCCACTTCGACCCCAGCGACCCTTCGTCGATGGAGACCGCGCTGTCAGGAGGCATCTTCGCATCCGAACCGACCGCCGAACAGCGGGCCTCCTTGGCGCGCCTGGAGACCCTGCTGGCCCTCATCGAGGGCTGGGTGGAGGTGGTCAGCGCCCGTGCCACCGCCCCCTATCTGCCGCACGGCGACCAATTGCGCGAAATGATGCGACGCCGACGAGCTTCCGGCGCCCCCGCCGAGCAGGTCTTCGGCCAACTCATCGGCCTGCAGATGCGCCCCCGCAAGGCCCGGGGGGCTGCCAGCATCTTCCAGATCGTCGAAGCCGACGGCGGTGTCGCCGCCCGTGACGCCCTGTGGGCCCACCCGCACGTGGTCCCGACCTCGGAGGACCTGGACCAGCCGGACGCCTTCCTGGTCATGAGGCGTGCCGCAGCCGAACAGGATGCGGAGATCGACCAGGCCTTGGCCCGGATGCTTGACGGGACCTTGGGGTGGGCCGATGGCCTGGGGCCGGACTTGCCTGCCGGCGGCGCCTCCTGA